One part of the Thermococcus sp. genome encodes these proteins:
- a CDS encoding dual specificity protein phosphatase family protein codes for MWPSARFVDDNVAFSRMPTRSELGKVAEEFDAVVVLVEEFELPYPFEEWKKRGVEVLHSQIEDFTAPSLSQLLEILRWIDARVRQGKRILVHCMGGLGRSGTIAVAWLMYSKNLSLREALRRVRSLRPGAVESDEQMEVLWELQEFLKR; via the coding sequence ATGTGGCCCTCGGCAAGGTTCGTCGATGACAACGTGGCCTTCTCTCGGATGCCAACGAGGAGCGAGCTGGGCAAAGTGGCTGAGGAGTTCGACGCCGTTGTTGTCCTTGTCGAGGAGTTCGAACTTCCGTATCCTTTCGAAGAATGGAAGAAGAGGGGAGTTGAGGTTCTCCACAGCCAGATAGAAGATTTTACGGCCCCAAGCCTCAGCCAGCTCCTCGAAATCCTTCGCTGGATCGATGCCAGAGTCAGGCAGGGGAAGAGGATCCTCGTTCACTGTATGGGAGGCCTAGGGAGGAGTGGGACCATCGCGGTCGCCTGGCTCATGTACTCGAAGAACCTTTCCCTGCGTGAAGCCCTCCGGAGGGTTCGCTCGCTGAGGCCCGGTGCCGTCGAGAGCGACGAACAGATGGAGGTTTTATGGGAGCTCCAAGAATTTTTGAAAAGGTGA
- a CDS encoding class I SAM-dependent methyltransferase — protein sequence MEWDFDSWAETYDDDVGREDWIHADYEEVLKLVAERVGGTVVDIGCGTGNILCFLKCERYIGVELSRGMRAKFREKHGFEPLDGHFLKVPLPEGAADAVISTYAFHHVPDEEKGVALREMLRVLKPEGKIVIGDVMFESEGEKLKIGKEDGILDEVLDEYFATVNELKELCERLDLQCSFGRVNRYVWIAEIFPVLL from the coding sequence GTGGAGTGGGACTTCGATTCCTGGGCCGAAACCTACGACGATGACGTTGGGAGGGAGGATTGGATTCACGCCGATTACGAGGAGGTTCTAAAGCTTGTGGCGGAGAGAGTCGGCGGGACAGTTGTGGACATCGGCTGCGGAACGGGCAACATCCTGTGCTTTCTCAAATGCGAGCGCTACATCGGGGTTGAGCTTTCCCGCGGGATGCGGGCGAAGTTCCGGGAAAAACACGGCTTTGAGCCCCTCGACGGGCACTTCCTCAAGGTCCCGCTGCCGGAGGGGGCGGCCGATGCCGTGATAAGCACCTACGCATTCCACCACGTGCCGGATGAAGAGAAGGGGGTCGCACTGAGGGAGATGCTCCGCGTTCTGAAGCCCGAAGGGAAAATTGTCATCGGTGACGTCATGTTCGAATCGGAGGGAGAAAAGCTGAAGATTGGGAAGGAAGATGGTATCCTTGATGAAGTCCTCGACGAGTACTTTGCGACGGTCAATGAGCTGAAGGAGCTATGCGAAAGGCTTGACCTCCAATGTAGCTTTGGACGGGTTAATCGGTACGTTTGGATTGCCGAGATATTTCCCGTTCTTCTTTAA
- the hisD gene encoding histidinol dehydrogenase, producing the protein MDLERYVSGMLADIRERGLEAVKEYSERFDSYGGPFRVSEEEFEEAEKLIPERDMEIIARTIERIRAYHERQKPEDGLFIRNGSLYGLMYRPIRRIGIYVPGGKPLPSTLMMVGVPARVAGVGEIAVTIPPKDGKVNPYVLYVARLLGIEEVYKLGGVQAIGAMAYGIGMKKVDKIFGPGNRFVNEAKRQVFGVVGIDSLAGPSEIAVIADGSAEKEYVLADLLSQLEHGRDSKAWLLTTSKELAAYCSREGIEVMLCETLEECAEKANEIAPEHLEIITARPMELVDLIENAGAIYLGPYTPVPAADYFLGVNHVLPTGGTAKFSGVLTVRDFMKPISVAQVSRGEFLAERELGIRLAEIEGMAFHRESMEVRK; encoded by the coding sequence ATGGATCTTGAGAGGTACGTGTCGGGGATGCTGGCCGACATAAGGGAGAGGGGCCTGGAGGCCGTCAAGGAGTACTCGGAGAGGTTCGATAGTTACGGTGGGCCCTTCCGGGTCAGCGAGGAGGAGTTTGAGGAGGCAGAAAAGCTGATCCCGGAGAGGGACATGGAGATAATAGCGAGAACAATCGAGCGCATACGGGCCTACCACGAGAGGCAGAAGCCAGAAGACGGACTCTTCATCCGGAACGGTTCCCTCTACGGCCTGATGTACCGCCCGATAAGGAGGATAGGCATCTACGTCCCCGGTGGGAAGCCGCTCCCCTCGACGCTGATGATGGTGGGGGTCCCCGCCAGGGTGGCCGGGGTCGGGGAGATAGCAGTCACAATCCCCCCGAAGGACGGAAAGGTGAACCCCTATGTCCTCTACGTGGCCAGGCTCCTCGGCATAGAGGAGGTCTACAAGCTCGGTGGAGTCCAGGCGATAGGGGCGATGGCTTACGGGATAGGCATGAAGAAGGTGGACAAGATATTCGGGCCTGGAAACAGGTTCGTCAACGAGGCCAAGAGGCAGGTGTTTGGGGTGGTGGGCATAGACAGCCTCGCCGGCCCTTCGGAGATAGCCGTCATAGCGGACGGAAGTGCGGAGAAGGAATACGTGCTCGCCGACCTCCTCAGCCAGCTGGAGCACGGGAGGGACAGCAAGGCCTGGCTCCTGACGACGTCGAAGGAGCTCGCGGCCTACTGCTCGCGCGAGGGAATAGAGGTCATGCTCTGCGAGACCCTTGAGGAGTGCGCCGAGAAGGCCAACGAGATAGCGCCGGAGCACCTTGAGATAATCACCGCCCGGCCGATGGAGCTCGTTGACCTGATCGAGAACGCGGGTGCGATTTACCTCGGCCCCTACACGCCGGTGCCGGCGGCGGATTACTTCCTCGGCGTCAACCACGTCCTTCCCACAGGGGGGACGGCGAAGTTCAGCGGTGTCCTGACGGTGAGGGACTTCATGAAGCCGATAAGCGTCGCTCAGGTGAGTAGAGGGGAGTTCCTCGCGGAGAGGGAGCTGGGCATCCGCCTGGCGGAGATAGAGGGAATGGCCTTCCACAGGGAGAGCATGGAGGTGAGGAAATGA
- a CDS encoding ATP phosphoribosyltransferase regulatory subunit, whose product MKRTIEDYLRLAEISNRLRNVFELWGYREVLFPTIEEYSGGIRKGTKFAYDNGFYLINPDPTSRIIKEFADSSMRLFYITEVLNGGIRGEWQAGVEMIGFDGMELSVEPILVAITAMEALGIEEFYVDVGSLSVWKEAISDIPEFQGVVFTALTRRNFELVERLPITREKKDLLWNLFNFRGRESSFEKLDRVVRLIGDERVFIDLGTVRPLPYYTDLIFEIYSPKLGRPLGGGGEYSIGSKKAAGFYLDIGAISKLYSGKERQRALVAAEDTCEAYRKARKFVKLGIPVEVRR is encoded by the coding sequence TTGAAAAGGACAATAGAAGACTACCTTAGGTTAGCTGAGATAAGCAACAGGCTCAGAAATGTTTTTGAGCTGTGGGGCTACCGTGAGGTGCTTTTCCCGACCATCGAGGAGTATTCCGGGGGGATCAGGAAGGGAACCAAGTTCGCGTACGACAATGGGTTCTACCTCATAAACCCTGACCCCACCTCGAGAATCATAAAGGAGTTTGCGGACAGCTCTATGAGACTGTTTTACATAACGGAGGTTCTCAACGGGGGTATACGGGGAGAATGGCAGGCAGGAGTCGAGATGATAGGCTTCGACGGCATGGAGCTCTCCGTTGAGCCGATCCTCGTGGCCATAACCGCCATGGAGGCGCTGGGAATAGAGGAGTTCTACGTCGACGTGGGGAGCCTCTCCGTGTGGAAGGAGGCCATCTCCGATATTCCAGAGTTCCAGGGAGTCGTCTTCACCGCCCTGACACGGAGAAACTTTGAGCTCGTTGAGAGGCTTCCTATAACCCGGGAGAAGAAAGACCTGCTGTGGAACCTCTTCAACTTCAGGGGGCGGGAAAGCAGCTTTGAGAAGCTCGACAGGGTCGTTAGACTAATCGGGGATGAGAGGGTTTTCATAGACCTCGGCACGGTCAGGCCGCTGCCATACTACACCGATTTGATCTTTGAAATCTATTCCCCCAAGCTTGGAAGGCCCCTCGGGGGTGGGGGGGAGTACTCGATAGGCTCCAAAAAGGCTGCCGGGTTCTACCTTGACATAGGGGCAATTTCAAAACTCTACTCCGGAAAAGAGCGGCAGAGGGCCCTTGTCGCTGCCGAGGACACATGTGAAGCGTACAGGAAGGCCAGAAAGTTCGTGAAGCTTGGAATCCCCGTGGAGGTGAGAAGATGA
- the hisG gene encoding ATP phosphoribosyltransferase, whose amino-acid sequence MRFVLAKGRLFGPSLEYLRKAGLQLSPPGGRELVSADGKVLLARAFDVPVYVEHGIDVGIAGSDVVEERGSDVLVPLELPFGKCRMSVAMPKERVIEPGEMDGFRIATKYPRIARSYFESLGVDVEIIKLNGSVELSVVTGIADAIVDIVETGSTLRANGLVEVEKIMDVSALLLVNRIAQKVRFEEINDLVKRLRRVRDGS is encoded by the coding sequence ATGAGGTTCGTTCTCGCAAAGGGACGCCTTTTCGGGCCCTCGTTGGAGTACCTGAGAAAAGCCGGGCTCCAGCTCTCCCCGCCGGGGGGTCGGGAGCTCGTCTCGGCGGACGGGAAGGTTCTCCTGGCCAGGGCCTTTGACGTCCCGGTCTACGTCGAACACGGCATAGACGTCGGCATAGCTGGCAGCGACGTCGTCGAGGAGAGGGGCAGCGACGTTCTGGTTCCCCTTGAGCTCCCCTTTGGGAAGTGCAGGATGAGCGTTGCAATGCCGAAGGAGAGGGTCATTGAGCCCGGCGAGATGGATGGCTTCAGGATAGCGACCAAGTACCCGAGGATAGCGCGGTCCTACTTCGAATCCCTCGGCGTCGATGTCGAAATCATAAAGCTCAACGGCAGTGTCGAGCTGTCGGTGGTGACCGGGATAGCCGATGCCATAGTGGACATAGTTGAGACCGGGAGCACGCTCAGGGCAAACGGCCTCGTGGAGGTCGAGAAAATAATGGACGTTTCAGCCCTGCTCCTCGTTAACCGCATAGCTCAGAAGGTGAGGTTTGAGGAGATAAACGACCTGGTTAAAAGGCTCAGGAGGGTTAGGGATGGATCTTGA
- the metG gene encoding methionine--tRNA ligase subunit beta encodes MDSMELYDVDEFWKFDLRVGLVKKAERLKRTRKLIKLEVDFGSEERTIISGIADQYSPEDFEGKKFVFVLNLKPKKLSGVESRGMLIVAETEDGKVYLLPIPDEVPGGTKVW; translated from the coding sequence GTGGACTCGATGGAGCTCTACGACGTTGATGAGTTCTGGAAGTTTGATTTACGGGTCGGCCTCGTGAAGAAGGCCGAGAGGCTGAAGAGAACCCGGAAGCTCATTAAGCTTGAGGTTGACTTTGGAAGTGAGGAGCGGACGATAATCAGTGGCATAGCAGACCAGTATTCACCGGAGGACTTTGAAGGGAAGAAGTTCGTCTTCGTCCTCAACCTGAAGCCCAAGAAGCTCTCCGGCGTCGAGAGCAGGGGGATGCTGATCGTTGCGGAGACGGAAGATGGGAAGGTCTATCTCCTCCCGATTCCCGACGAGGTGCCTGGTGGAACGAAGGTGTGGTGA
- a CDS encoding MFS transporter gives MDVIQRYKLLLALLSIGFIGNLIVVYYLIKGFSYGQIGIATSLGVLGAFLFEVPTGIVGDRVSRKLSVLVGFSIHALSTVVLILLSNFPMLLLYSLLAALGAAFVSGSLQAWLFDNLRHLKKEKEYRRIMKDAKSITVPLSAVTLITGAFLAQFCGFILPLFLSLVVELSAVVLVATIPEYDFQRIDKGYLTHALGSFRELVKPRLFWLISLSIVVSLQTNQFRKFFEPYLGEVLSSYLGTTLIGTLSLLGVVEVTVRTLPRLVGVRLPDSWSLRLYLLAPLVLPILTVLSAIYTNPIWLVLLGITLTVISTAFGFNISVELQHRIPSEARATILSLDRMVAAVIMASFYALYGFAVDALGLKEALQLTHLKAEVGEE, from the coding sequence TTGGATGTAATACAGAGATACAAGCTCCTATTGGCTTTGCTCAGCATAGGCTTCATTGGGAATCTCATTGTGGTTTATTACCTAATCAAGGGCTTTTCCTACGGCCAAATCGGTATAGCCACCTCACTGGGCGTCTTGGGGGCTTTTCTCTTCGAGGTTCCAACCGGGATCGTGGGTGACAGGGTTAGCAGGAAGCTGAGCGTTCTGGTAGGCTTTTCAATCCACGCTCTTAGCACGGTGGTCTTGATACTGCTATCGAACTTCCCAATGCTCCTCCTCTACTCCCTCCTTGCCGCACTTGGGGCGGCCTTCGTGAGTGGAAGCCTGCAGGCATGGCTCTTCGACAACCTGAGGCACCTTAAGAAGGAGAAGGAGTACCGGAGAATAATGAAGGATGCAAAGAGCATAACCGTCCCCCTATCCGCGGTTACTTTGATAACAGGCGCTTTCCTCGCCCAATTCTGCGGTTTTATCCTTCCTCTCTTTCTGAGCCTTGTCGTTGAGCTTTCGGCGGTGGTTTTGGTGGCCACAATACCTGAGTACGACTTTCAGAGGATCGATAAGGGGTACCTCACCCATGCCCTCGGCTCGTTCCGCGAACTTGTAAAACCGCGGCTCTTCTGGCTCATCTCACTCTCAATAGTCGTGTCCCTGCAGACTAATCAATTCAGGAAGTTCTTTGAACCTTATCTCGGGGAAGTCCTATCCAGCTACCTAGGAACGACCCTGATCGGCACACTTAGCCTCCTTGGTGTGGTAGAGGTGACGGTTAGAACGCTTCCGAGGCTGGTAGGTGTTCGCCTGCCTGATTCGTGGAGTCTGAGGCTTTACTTACTAGCCCCGCTGGTCCTCCCAATCCTGACTGTTCTCTCTGCAATTTATACGAACCCGATTTGGCTCGTCCTCCTGGGCATAACCCTCACCGTCATCAGCACTGCCTTCGGCTTCAACATCTCAGTGGAGCTACAGCACAGGATTCCCAGCGAGGCGAGGGCGACGATACTTTCACTTGACCGGATGGTTGCCGCTGTTATCATGGCATCATTCTACGCTCTTTACGGGTTCGCCGTTGATGCCCTTGGCCTTAAGGAAGCTCTGCAGCTTACCCACCTGAAGGCGGAAGTTGGGGAAGAGTAG
- a CDS encoding CPBP family intramembrane glutamic endopeptidase translates to MGMPMGPLGIFILAFLLYITHGIYLGGFIRAFKRCFGEITGYWIAMSIFTLLFAALITIVYPSLYFVRWSFPADYFLIFLSLSVLTFVPVIFGLKKPASPEANGNEEVEFVKSMSFKQAALLQIISAALPEELVFRYIFLGLLALWNPLAGLVAISLFFGLAHKFAHPERKWMVLLSNTLTGFVLGLTYIYTKSLLVVMAIHWLDNMIPWAYMKYENRRRVTVGTTVLLAFLPLVLLRGKLSPILEYLGGIYSGEGIVWGIGITLVMLGVVYLGLKLLGAKEK, encoded by the coding sequence ATGGGGATGCCAATGGGCCCTCTGGGAATCTTCATCCTAGCGTTCCTGCTTTATATAACGCACGGAATTTACCTCGGCGGCTTTATAAGGGCCTTTAAAAGGTGTTTTGGGGAGATCACGGGCTACTGGATAGCGATGTCAATTTTCACCCTTCTTTTTGCCGCACTGATAACCATCGTATACCCCAGCCTCTACTTTGTCCGCTGGAGCTTTCCGGCTGATTACTTCCTTATTTTCCTCTCCCTGAGCGTTCTGACTTTTGTTCCGGTCATCTTTGGGCTCAAAAAGCCGGCAAGCCCCGAAGCGAACGGTAACGAGGAAGTTGAGTTTGTTAAAAGCATGAGTTTCAAACAGGCGGCGCTCCTCCAGATCATAAGCGCCGCCCTTCCAGAGGAACTCGTCTTCCGCTACATCTTCCTTGGCCTTTTAGCCCTCTGGAATCCCCTCGCAGGTCTCGTGGCCATCTCCCTTTTCTTCGGATTGGCCCACAAGTTCGCCCATCCAGAGCGGAAGTGGATGGTGCTCCTTTCAAACACTTTGACGGGTTTCGTACTTGGACTGACCTACATCTACACGAAAAGCCTGCTCGTTGTCATGGCCATTCACTGGCTCGACAACATGATTCCGTGGGCTTACATGAAGTACGAGAACCGTAGGAGGGTCACAGTGGGGACAACCGTGCTTTTAGCCTTTTTACCCCTTGTTCTTCTGAGGGGGAAGCTTAGTCCCATCCTTGAGTATCTGGGAGGAATTTACTCGGGCGAGGGCATCGTTTGGGGAATTGGAATAACCCTCGTGATGCTGGGCGTCGTTTACCTCGGCCTGAAGCTTTTAGGGGCCAAAGAGAAGTAA
- a CDS encoding carbon-nitrogen hydrolase family protein — protein sequence MRVVLIPMRVKTGDFNANWEEFERRFSEALAHKPDFIVFPEYCFTGFVEWNFSGAGLYDEIIGRVSRLAREKGVYVVFGLLEPYRNCVYNSALLIGRDGEVLLKHRKFQEPMKFCTGNTVRTAKTEFGKVSLILCGDLYNKRILKWVRRKRPDYLFVPMEYSPGYGKPDAGDVEAMAKRVKLLGVKAFIVNSYPPGGAWVFDADGTLLASAEGEEALIWEGQP from the coding sequence ATGAGGGTAGTCTTAATCCCCATGCGTGTCAAAACCGGGGATTTCAACGCCAACTGGGAAGAATTCGAAAGGCGCTTCAGCGAGGCCCTAGCACATAAACCTGACTTCATAGTCTTCCCCGAGTACTGCTTCACAGGCTTTGTGGAGTGGAACTTCAGCGGGGCGGGGCTTTACGATGAGATAATCGGGCGGGTGAGCAGGCTCGCGAGGGAGAAAGGTGTTTATGTCGTCTTTGGCCTTCTGGAGCCCTACAGAAACTGCGTTTATAACTCAGCCCTCCTAATCGGCAGGGACGGCGAGGTTCTCCTAAAACACCGCAAGTTTCAGGAGCCGATGAAGTTCTGCACCGGCAACACGGTCAGGACTGCAAAAACGGAGTTCGGCAAGGTCTCCCTAATCCTCTGCGGCGACCTCTACAACAAGCGCATCCTGAAGTGGGTGAGAAGGAAAAGGCCGGACTACCTCTTCGTGCCGATGGAGTACTCACCGGGTTACGGGAAGCCGGACGCGGGGGACGTTGAAGCGATGGCCAAGCGGGTTAAGCTCCTCGGCGTTAAGGCCTTCATAGTCAACAGCTACCCGCCGGGCGGGGCCTGGGTCTTCGATGCTGACGGAACCCTGCTCGCCTCGGCCGAGGGAGAGGAGGCCCTTATCTGGGAGGGACAACCCTAA
- a CDS encoding CPBP family intramembrane glutamic endopeptidase: protein MIDYIHAVMLWLAVFAPSSALASLLVKRGKTFAVTGMQGTLLILSLVLIAFLQIPLSFRPLYLLQAVLLGFSLSLLLNWVEQLLTRRVEVPEFLPEGLPWRVLLLLILAPLAEEALNRGLVESYLLSHGYLWGAIILSAVLFALPHWMAFEKTSLGERTFVTAGAFVMGVTVAYLFALSGSLLTAFTFHSSANFGGLLIAHLRIGQRS from the coding sequence GTGATTGATTACATCCATGCAGTAATGCTCTGGCTCGCGGTCTTCGCCCCTTCCTCTGCTCTTGCTTCCCTTTTGGTAAAAAGAGGAAAGACCTTCGCGGTTACGGGCATGCAGGGGACACTCCTCATTCTATCGCTTGTTCTCATTGCATTCCTCCAAATCCCGCTTAGCTTCAGACCGTTGTATCTTCTGCAGGCGGTTCTCCTCGGATTTTCCCTCTCACTTCTCCTGAACTGGGTTGAGCAACTCCTGACACGAAGGGTTGAGGTGCCGGAGTTCCTGCCGGAGGGCCTCCCATGGAGGGTCCTGCTCCTACTCATCCTTGCCCCTCTCGCCGAGGAAGCCCTCAACAGGGGTTTAGTTGAGAGCTACCTTCTAAGCCACGGTTACCTCTGGGGCGCGATTATCCTTTCGGCGGTTCTCTTTGCGCTGCCACACTGGATGGCCTTTGAAAAGACCTCTCTTGGAGAGAGGACTTTCGTTACGGCCGGAGCCTTCGTTATGGGAGTGACCGTTGCGTACCTCTTCGCCCTGAGCGGTTCTCTCCTCACGGCCTTCACCTTTCACTCCTCGGCGAACTTTGGAGGACTTTTAATTGCCCATTTAAGGATTGGACAACGGAGTTGA